One Brassica napus cultivar Da-Ae chromosome C2, Da-Ae, whole genome shotgun sequence DNA window includes the following coding sequences:
- the LOC106349924 gene encoding uncharacterized protein LOC106349924, which translates to MREKTVIGDLRAIKKRLQIWWFLTTIFVDDEFDFNGNVGVDPVFSATFPCFSISVGVRCDGLTSTQTRYYKRSLQTRVWICFLISFIAKILLFPLRIYDTLNKMTDNIRRAMQDIDLGSEVAPFVLPHAVVQQAAEENRFILVGRPTMPRRQNIRAIIAAMPRSWGLEGLVRGRTMEGRRFQFVFPSEEAMETVIRRGPWAYADRMITLQQWSPLMDMNLLNKIPFWIQVRGIPFQFMNREVIIHIARALGEYIQIDYNEEVGGRMEFVRIRLNWNINSPLHFQRNFQFTPGVNTLLKLHYERLRGFCETCGMMTHDSGRCLIQNGGPEEDPDEDNDDDNNQGQDDQRHHDMGVYIEEINDEGANMGAQDDIPEEPVMQEAEMPEQQVEETVEKEDDFWSGESMGTMYSGDLNMEEMYASKPFVPRHDGSQVLKRKIWMSETTDNKMKFSEETRGERSSQDGDKRKKKIVSEEMKGAGTSEGPSNMWRGAVGPEPPLPP; encoded by the coding sequence ATGAGAGAAAAAACGGTTATTGGCGATTTACGAGCGATCAAAAAACGGTTGCAGATTTGGTGGTTTCTCACCACGATCTTCGTGGATGATGAGTTTGATTTTAATGGTAATGTGGGAGTTGATCCTGTCTTTTCGGCCACGTTCCCCTGTTTCTCCATATCGGTTGGAGTCCGATGTGATGGTTTAACCTCTACGCAAACAAGATACTATAAAAGGAGTTTACAAACAAGAGTTTGGATATGCTTCCTTATATCTTTCATTGCAAAAATCTTGTTATTCCCCCTCAGAATTTACGATACTCTAAACAAAATGACAGACAATATTAGGCGTGCTATGCAAGATATTGATCTTGGTAGTGAAGTGGCGCCATTTGTTCTCCCTCATGCGGTGGTTCAACAAGCAGCGGAAGAAAACCGTTTCATTCTTGTGGGACGCCCTACCATGCCGAGACGTCAAAACATTCGTGCCATCATCGCAGCAATGCCAAGAAGTTGGGGATTAGAAGGACTTGTTCGTGGGCGAACAATGGAGGGACGACGTTTCCAATTTGTATTCCCATCAGAGGAAGCAATGGAGACAGTTATCAGACGCGGACCTTGGGCCTATGCTGACAGAATGATCACTCTTCAGCAGTGGTCTCCCCTGATGGATATGAATCTCTTGAACAAGATCCCTTTCTGGATTCAAGTCAGGGGCATACCCTTCCAATTTATGAACCGTGAAGTCATCATTCATATTGCAAGGGCTCTTGGTGAATACATCCAAATTGACTATAATGAAGAAGTGGGGGGAAGAATGGAGTTTGTGCGCATCCGGTTGAACTGGAACATCAACAGCCCTCTGCACTTTCAGCGTAACTTCCAATTCACACCTGGAGTCAACACCTTACTCAAACTACACTACGAAAGACTTCGTGGTTTCTGTGAGACATGTGGTATGATGACTCACGACTCTGGCCGGTGCTTGATCCAAAACGGAGGCCCAGAAGAGGATCCTGATGAAGATAATGATGATGACAACAACCAAGGACAAGATGATCAACGCCACCATGATATGGGAGTTTACATTGAGGAGATCAATGATGAAGGTGCAAACATGGGCGCTCAGGATGACATTCCGGAAGAGCCAGTGATGCAGGAAGCAGAGATGCCTGAACAGCAAGTAGAAGAAACGGTTGAGAAGGAAGATGACTTCTGGTCTGGTGAATCTATGGGTACTATGTATTCTGGTGATTTGAACATGGAAGAGATGTATGCAAGCAAACCATTTGTTCCAAGGCATGATGGTAGTCAAGTTCTCAAACGCAAAATCTGGATGAGTGAAACTACAGACAACAAAATGAAGTTTTCTGAAGAGACAAGAGGGGAACGGAGCAGTCAAGATGGCgacaagagaaagaagaagattgtaTCAGAGGAGATGAAAGGGGCTGGAACGAGTGAAGGTCCATCCAACATGTGGAGAGGCGCGGTGGGCCCGGAACCACCACTGCCTCCATGA
- the LOC106346992 gene encoding uncharacterized protein LOC106346992 isoform X1 has translation MSQTMEENECLESEGKISWIWSKAVSVGKKVLTAGVVVSSAPLLFPPLVVASTIAFISSVPFCLFLANYACTQKVMRTLLPPNEETSSGIEKDEYSFEDVKLGHGLGMAEFDGAEPVLIQSEEDEEMAKESTRMIEKIRDEGRSDQKEVQDGEKSGNAKPEKVQDQTAKQEAPKTGHEGELESTTTEASTGKEEETSSNEVYSEEKIWEKMEVLRKVVGYSVARSATFAEELKALYVFTGVVEPPQSSLINQDSHDIANVCVRLRFLMSVIGIN, from the exons ATGAGTCAAACAATGGAGGAAAATGAGTGTTTAGAGAGTGAAGGCAAGATAAGTTGGATATGGAGTAAGGCAGTAAGTGTTGGGAAGAAGGTTCTGACAGCTGGTGTTGTAGTGTCTTCAGCTCCACTCCTGTTTCCTCCACTTGTTGTCGCCTCTACCATCGCCTTCATATCCTCAGTTCCTTTTTGTCTCTTCTTGGCAAACTACGCTTGTACTCAAAAGGTCATGAGGACTCTTCTTCCTCCTAATGAAGAAACAAGTAGTGGAATAGAGAAAGATGAATATTCGTTTGAGGACGTCAAGCTTGGTCACGGTTTAGGCATGGCCGAATTTGACGGGGCGGAACCGGTTCTCATACAGAGTGAGGAAGATGAGGAGATGGCGAAAGAATCAACGAGGATGATAGAGAAAATCAGGGACGAGGGTAGATCTGATCAGAAAGAAGTACAAGATGGTGAAAAGTCAGGAAATGCCAAGCCAGAGAAGGTTCAAGATCAGACTGCAAAGCAAGAAGCACCTAAGACTGGACATGAAG GGGAGCTTGAGAGTACTACAACTGAAGCTTCTACTGGAAAGGAAGAGGAAACATCTTCGAACGAG GTGTACAGTGAGGAGAAAATATgggagaagatggaagtgttgAGGAAGGTAGTAGGATACAGTGTTGCAAGGAGTGCTACGTTTGCAGAGGAGTTAAAGGCTCTTTATGTTTTCACAGGCGTGGTTGAGCCTCCTCAGTCAAGTTTGATAAACCAGGATAGTCATGATATTGCAAATGTTTGTGTTAGACTTCGCTTCCTTATGTCTGTTATTGGAATAAACTAG
- the LOC106346992 gene encoding uncharacterized protein LOC106346992 isoform X2: protein MSQTMEENECLESEGKISWIWSKAVSVGKKVLTAGVVVSSAPLLFPPLVVASTIAFISSVPFCLFLANYACTQKVMRTLLPPNEETSSGIEKDEYSFEDVKLGHGLGMAEFDGAEPVLIQSEEDEEMAKESTRMIEKIRDEGRSDQKEVQDGEKSGNAKPEKVQDQTAKQEAPKTGHEGELESTTTEASTGKEEETSSNEPIDQGVSAPSGTGEEKRKNTTKKKKKTGRAGVQ from the exons ATGAGTCAAACAATGGAGGAAAATGAGTGTTTAGAGAGTGAAGGCAAGATAAGTTGGATATGGAGTAAGGCAGTAAGTGTTGGGAAGAAGGTTCTGACAGCTGGTGTTGTAGTGTCTTCAGCTCCACTCCTGTTTCCTCCACTTGTTGTCGCCTCTACCATCGCCTTCATATCCTCAGTTCCTTTTTGTCTCTTCTTGGCAAACTACGCTTGTACTCAAAAGGTCATGAGGACTCTTCTTCCTCCTAATGAAGAAACAAGTAGTGGAATAGAGAAAGATGAATATTCGTTTGAGGACGTCAAGCTTGGTCACGGTTTAGGCATGGCCGAATTTGACGGGGCGGAACCGGTTCTCATACAGAGTGAGGAAGATGAGGAGATGGCGAAAGAATCAACGAGGATGATAGAGAAAATCAGGGACGAGGGTAGATCTGATCAGAAAGAAGTACAAGATGGTGAAAAGTCAGGAAATGCCAAGCCAGAGAAGGTTCAAGATCAGACTGCAAAGCAAGAAGCACCTAAGACTGGACATGAAG GGGAGCTTGAGAGTACTACAACTGAAGCTTCTACTGGAAAGGAAGAGGAAACATCTTCGAACGAG CCGATAGACCAAGGTGTAAGTGCGCCAAGTGGAACAGGGGAAGAGAAACGAAAAAATACtactaagaaaaagaaaaaaaccggGCGTGCAG GTGTACAGTGA
- the LOC106349923 gene encoding putative F-box only protein 15, protein MASSIASRSSLPFELVENILYKVPVESLVRFKSTCKQWCALLNDSRFIYKHLKLSREGLIRVHDHKLYQYINLETLALSSLQGPSNIYSMIHCDGLLLCQFKSDNIDRNLAIWNPFLSLVKWIKLSISYTGHWDIYGFGYDNLSRENYKILRFCNKLGYEEAEIYEFKTKLWRSVDYSCAYSWYAWYDEAVSMDGNMYWFVKRDKENSQTENFILCFDFSREIFKETCCLPFINRDDVWLLPHLSGFRGDRLSKLSKDKYGKIQVWVTNKVTDEVVSWSKYFNVTPQNLSILSRESINNTTFFIHKTNRIMLWCKEEDVKNKDIYVNVYEICEGVVEKLVETGRHRRGDKGCITKIGYIFVPSLVPVPE, encoded by the coding sequence ATGGCTTCATCGATCGCTTCCCGGTCGTCGCTGCCTTTTGAGTTGGTAGAAAATATACTTTACAAGGTTCCGGTGGAATCTTTGGTACGATTCAAGTCCACATGCAAACAATGGTGTGCTCTTTTAAATGACAGTAGATTCATCTACAAACACTTGAAACTCTCCCGGGAAGGACTCATCCGAGTCCATGATCATAAGTTGTATCAGTATATCAATCTTGAGACCCTAGCCCTTTCAAGTCTACAAGGTCCATCTAATATTTATTCAATGATTCACTGCGATGGATTATTACTATGTCAATTTAAATCTGATAATATAGATAGAAATCTCGCAATTTGGAATCCGTTTCTGAGCCTAGTCAAATGGATCAAACTCTCGATTTCTTACACAGGGCATTGGGATATCTACGGTTTTGGATACGACAATTTATCCCGTGAGAACTACAAGATCTTGAGGTTTTGTAATAAATTAGGATATGAAGAGGCTGAGATATATGAGTTCAAGACTAAACTCTGGAGAAGTGTTGATTACTCTTGTGCGTATTCTTGGTATGCATGGTATGACGAAGCTGTGTCTATGGATGGAAACATGTATTGGTTTGTTAAAAGGGACAAAGAAAATTCCCAAACTGAAAACTTCATCCTGTGTTTTGATTTCTCCAGAGAGATATTCAAAGAAACATGTTGTCTTCCCTTTATAAATCGTGATGATGTTTGGCTTTTGCCACATCTATCAGGTTTCAGAGGAGATAGGCTTTCTAAGTTATCTAAAGATAAATATGGGAAGATTCAGGTGTGGGTTACAAACAAGGTGACTGATGAAGTTGTTTCATGGAGCAAGTATTTTAATGTAACTCCCCAAAATCTCTCGATATTATCCCGTGAGTCTATCAATAATACGACATTCTTCATCCATAAGACCAATAGGATCATGTTATGGTGCAAGGAAGAAGATGtcaaaaataaagatatatacGTCAACGTTTACGAAATATGTGAAGGTGTGGTCGAGAAACTAGTTGAGACAGGACGACATAGACGTGGTGATAAGGGTTGCATTACTAAGATTGGTTATATATTTGTACCAAGTCTGGTTCCGGTTCCAGAGTAA